One Methylobacterium sp. 77 DNA window includes the following coding sequences:
- a CDS encoding DUF2007 domain-containing protein, whose product MTELIRSNDIVLIGFAETLLRGADIPVLIADNHMSMLEGSIGAFARRLLVPDDHAPQARRLLEDAGLAHELRDA is encoded by the coding sequence ATGACTGAGCTGATCCGCAGCAACGACATCGTCCTGATTGGCTTTGCCGAGACGCTGCTTCGGGGAGCGGATATTCCGGTCCTCATCGCCGACAACCACATGAGCATGCTCGAAGGCTCGATCGGCGCCTTCGCGCGTCGGCTGCTCGTGCCCGACGACCATGCGCCCCAGGCGCGGCGGCTGCTCGAGGATGCCGGTCTCGCGCACGAACTGCGCGATGCGTGA
- a CDS encoding methyltransferase, with product MRDPSDAGTTPGEASIPDDSSIPGDASRDLWLGGRLRLYQPPRGAHRAGTDAALLSRLVLPSRQALVVDIGAATGAVGLALASCEPEATVVLVERDLDLVGLAVRNIEANGFHGRASAIAADIFSVAGRREAGLRPDMADIVLTNPPYFEAGRHRPSPVAGKATAHSFAGDDLESWLRACLDILKPGGTLGLIHRADALPDCLAALRRRFGGIVVRPVQARAERPAIRVLVTAIKGSRAPFALAPPLILHGADGAMTPEADALHRGRPWPA from the coding sequence ATGCGTGATCCGAGCGACGCGGGGACGACTCCCGGAGAGGCGTCGATTCCCGATGATTCTTCGATTCCCGGGGATGCGAGCCGGGACCTCTGGCTCGGCGGCCGCCTCCGCCTGTATCAGCCGCCGCGTGGCGCCCACCGGGCCGGCACGGATGCGGCGCTGCTGAGCCGGCTGGTGCTTCCGTCGCGGCAGGCTCTGGTCGTCGATATCGGCGCGGCCACCGGAGCGGTGGGGCTCGCGCTGGCATCTTGCGAGCCGGAGGCGACGGTCGTCCTGGTGGAGCGGGACCTCGACCTCGTCGGCCTGGCCGTCAGGAATATCGAGGCAAACGGGTTCCACGGCCGGGCCAGTGCGATCGCAGCCGATATCTTCTCCGTCGCGGGTCGCAGGGAGGCCGGGCTTCGACCGGACATGGCCGACATCGTGCTCACCAACCCTCCCTATTTCGAGGCCGGGCGGCACAGACCCTCACCGGTCGCGGGGAAGGCCACGGCCCATTCCTTCGCGGGCGACGACCTCGAATCCTGGCTCAGAGCCTGTCTCGACATCCTGAAGCCGGGCGGTACGCTGGGGCTGATCCATCGCGCCGATGCCCTGCCCGACTGCCTCGCCGCCCTGCGCCGGCGCTTCGGCGGGATCGTGGTGCGGCCGGTTCAGGCACGGGCCGAGCGGCCGGCAATCCGGGTGCTCGTCACGGCGATCAAAGGAAGCCGCGCGCCCTTCGCGCTCGCGCCGCCGCTCATCCTTCACGGGGCCGACGGCGCGATGACGCCGGAGGCCGACGCGCTTCATCGCGGGCGACCCTGGCCGGCATGA
- a CDS encoding S49 family peptidase: MPFAFPRFLHPILPKAWRARKPSVAVIRLTGVIGAVSPLRSGLSMATVASSLESGFGMAGVSAVALVINSPGGSPAQSHLIHRRIRSLAIEKKLPVYAFVEDVAASGGYMIACAADEIVADPTSLIGSIGVVSAGFGFDKLIERIGVERRVHTQGEAKAMLDPFRPENPEDIVRLKAIQADVQELFTALVTERRPAVRASGDNLFTGAVWTGRQALPLGLVDGLGDARSTLRARFGDDVVLKLVAEKQGSFVSRLLRRAVPGSTLSDFAGDAFAAIEERAAWARYGL, encoded by the coding sequence ATGCCGTTCGCCTTTCCGCGCTTCCTTCATCCGATCCTTCCGAAGGCGTGGCGTGCCCGCAAGCCGAGCGTGGCGGTCATCCGCCTCACTGGCGTGATCGGTGCCGTGTCGCCCCTGCGGTCGGGCCTCTCGATGGCGACGGTCGCATCCAGCCTGGAGAGCGGGTTCGGAATGGCGGGCGTCTCGGCTGTGGCGCTGGTGATCAACTCGCCGGGGGGATCGCCGGCCCAGTCCCACCTCATCCATCGCCGCATCCGCTCGTTGGCGATCGAGAAGAAGCTCCCGGTCTACGCCTTCGTCGAAGATGTGGCGGCCTCCGGCGGCTACATGATCGCCTGCGCCGCCGACGAGATCGTCGCCGATCCGACCTCGCTGATCGGATCGATCGGGGTCGTCTCGGCGGGATTCGGATTCGACAAGCTGATCGAGCGGATCGGCGTCGAGCGCCGGGTCCATACCCAGGGCGAGGCCAAGGCGATGCTCGATCCGTTCCGCCCGGAGAACCCGGAGGACATCGTCCGGCTGAAGGCGATCCAGGCGGATGTGCAGGAGCTGTTCACCGCGCTCGTCACCGAGCGGAGGCCCGCTGTCCGGGCGAGCGGCGACAACCTGTTCACCGGAGCGGTCTGGACCGGGCGGCAGGCGCTGCCGCTCGGGCTCGTGGATGGGCTGGGCGATGCGCGCTCGACGCTGAGGGCGCGGTTCGGAGACGACGTGGTGCTGAAACTCGTCGCCGAGAAGCAGGGATCGTTCGTCTCCCGGCTCCTGCGCCGCGCCGTGCCGGGCTCGACCCTGTCGGATTTCGCCGGTGACGCCTTCGCGGCGATCGAGGAGCGCGCGGCCTGGGCGCGCTACGGCCTGTGA
- a CDS encoding glycine--tRNA ligase subunit alpha, translated as MSSAQVLPSAEVLPGAVDLAPKTSFQGLILTLQNFWAAQGCVILQPYDMEVGAGTFHPATTLRALGPKPWKAAYVQPSRRPKDGRYGENPNRLQHYYQFQVILKPNPPNLQELYLASLDAIGVDLKLHDIRFVEDDWESPTLGAWGLGWECWCDGMEVSQFTYFQQVAGFECAPVAGELTYGLERLAMYVQGVENVYDLNFNGGAGEDKVTYGDVFLQAEQEYSRHNFEAADTAMLFRQFTDAEKACRTYLDAGAPEDEAGRHRMAQPAYDQCIKASHVFNLLDARGVISVTERQSYILRVRELAKACGAAWLKTAGGGAN; from the coding sequence ATGTCGAGCGCACAAGTCCTGCCCAGCGCCGAAGTTTTGCCCGGCGCCGTCGATCTCGCGCCTAAGACCTCGTTCCAGGGCCTGATCCTGACGCTGCAGAATTTCTGGGCCGCGCAGGGCTGCGTGATCCTGCAGCCCTACGACATGGAGGTCGGCGCCGGCACGTTCCACCCGGCGACGACCCTGCGCGCGCTGGGGCCGAAGCCCTGGAAGGCGGCCTATGTTCAGCCGTCGCGGCGTCCGAAGGACGGCCGCTACGGCGAGAACCCCAACCGGCTGCAGCATTATTACCAGTTCCAGGTGATCCTGAAGCCGAACCCGCCGAACCTGCAGGAACTCTACCTCGCCTCCCTCGACGCCATCGGCGTCGACCTCAAGCTGCACGACATCCGCTTCGTCGAGGACGATTGGGAGAGCCCGACGCTCGGCGCCTGGGGCCTCGGCTGGGAATGCTGGTGCGACGGCATGGAGGTGAGCCAGTTCACCTATTTCCAGCAGGTCGCCGGCTTCGAATGCGCGCCCGTGGCGGGCGAACTCACCTACGGTCTCGAGCGCCTCGCCATGTATGTCCAGGGCGTCGAGAACGTCTACGACCTGAACTTCAACGGCGGCGCGGGCGAGGACAAGGTCACCTACGGCGACGTCTTCCTCCAGGCCGAGCAGGAATATTCACGCCACAATTTCGAGGCGGCCGACACGGCGATGCTGTTCCGCCAGTTCACCGATGCCGAGAAGGCCTGCCGGACCTATCTCGATGCCGGCGCGCCGGAGGACGAGGCCGGCCGCCACCGGATGGCCCAGCCGGCCTACGACCAGTGCATCAAGGCGAGCCACGTCTTCAACCTGCTCGATGCCCGCGGCGTGATCTCGGTGACCGAGCGCCAGAGCTACATCCTCCGCGTCCGCGAACTGGCCAAGGCCTGCGGGGCGGCGTGGCTGAAGACGGCGGGTGGCGGGGCAAATTGA
- a CDS encoding DUF559 domain-containing protein, with product MAGQIERSGDDGRRHTPTFTSSPRGGGEHLLPLAVLAPFRTAIPSPCGEGQGGGACARCHHHRFIIEIDGGHQGRDPQANADAIRTEWLNRRRYRVLRFWNADVMTDVDTVLDTIYAALYTGAMMPGLDADTASGNSPVPDGGE from the coding sequence GTGGCGGGGCAAATTGAGCGCTCCGGCGACGACGGACGGCGCCACACCCCCACCTTCACCTCCTCCCCGCGAGGGGGGGGAGAGCATTTGCTTCCCCTCGCCGTTCTGGCACCTTTCCGGACGGCGATCCCCTCTCCTTGCGGGGAGGGTCAGGGTGGGGGTGCATGCGCTCGATGCCACCACCACCGCTTCATCATCGAGATCGATGGTGGGCATCAGGGTCGCGATCCGCAGGCGAATGCCGATGCGATACGCACCGAATGGCTCAATCGCCGTAGGTATCGCGTTCTGCGATTTTGGAATGCGGATGTGATGACCGACGTCGACACTGTCCTCGACACGATTTACGCGGCTCTCTACACGGGCGCCATGATGCCCGGCCTCGATGCCGATACCGCTTCCGGAAACTCTCCCGTCCCGGACGGGGGAGAATAG
- the glyS gene encoding glycine--tRNA ligase subunit beta, with product MPDLLLELRSEEIPARMQRRAAEDLKTLVTDALVERGFLYEGAKAFSTPRRLALHVAGLPPRGKDVREERKGPRVGAPDGAIQGFLKSAGLASLDQATIVTDPKKGEFYVAVIERAGRDTLDVLAEILPAIIKSFPWPKSMRWGAASAQPGSLRWVRPLQSIVATFGPETETPDTVPFSVDGIVAGTTTYGHRFLAPEAIEVRRFDDYVQALERARVVLDPDRRKDIILHDARDLAFARGLELVEDEGLLDEVAGLVEWPVVLLGTFDPGFLDIPAEAIRATIRANQKCFVLRESGTDTLAPAFILVSNLIASDGGIAITGGNERVVRARLSDAKFFWETDKGIRLEDRLPKLDSIVFHEKLGTQGERVQRIASLAREIAPLVGADPDLAERAARLAKTDLVTEMVGEFPELQGSMGRKYATLQGEHASVAAAIEEHYKPVGPSDRVPTDAISIAVALADKIDILVGFWAIDEKPTGSKDPYALRRAALGLVRIILENELRLQLEFIFRSHAERYFDCDASDLAFSLLRFIQERTKVQLRDNGRRHDLVDAVFDMGMTSPALVAGMANVRDLLMVVRRVEALGKFLETDDGKNLLAGYKRAANILRIEEKKDGRRYEAEPDRVAIAASGEPEEQALSEALVAAREAASAAVAAEDFAGAMRALSTLRAPVDAFFETVTVNAEDPALRENRLALLNALRAATREVADFSKIEG from the coding sequence ATGCCTGATCTCCTCCTCGAACTGCGCTCCGAAGAGATTCCCGCCCGCATGCAGCGGCGTGCGGCGGAGGATCTCAAGACGCTCGTCACCGATGCGCTGGTGGAGCGGGGCTTCCTCTACGAGGGGGCCAAGGCCTTCTCCACGCCGCGCCGGCTCGCCCTGCACGTGGCCGGCCTGCCGCCGCGCGGCAAGGACGTGCGCGAGGAGCGGAAAGGGCCGCGCGTCGGCGCGCCGGACGGGGCGATCCAGGGCTTCCTGAAGAGCGCCGGCCTCGCGAGCCTCGATCAGGCGACCATCGTCACCGACCCGAAGAAGGGCGAGTTCTACGTGGCCGTGATCGAGCGGGCCGGCCGCGACACGCTCGATGTGCTGGCCGAGATCCTGCCCGCGATCATCAAGAGCTTCCCCTGGCCGAAATCCATGCGCTGGGGCGCGGCCTCGGCCCAGCCGGGCTCCTTGCGCTGGGTGCGCCCGCTGCAATCCATCGTGGCGACTTTCGGACCCGAGACCGAGACGCCCGACACCGTGCCCTTCTCGGTGGACGGGATCGTCGCCGGCACCACCACCTACGGCCACCGTTTCCTGGCTCCCGAGGCGATCGAGGTGCGCCGGTTCGACGATTACGTCCAGGCCCTGGAGCGCGCCAGGGTCGTCCTCGACCCCGACCGGCGCAAGGACATCATCCTGCATGACGCTCGCGACCTCGCCTTCGCGCGCGGCCTCGAACTCGTGGAAGACGAGGGCCTGCTCGACGAGGTCGCGGGCCTTGTGGAATGGCCGGTCGTGCTGCTCGGCACCTTCGATCCGGGCTTCCTCGACATCCCGGCGGAGGCGATCCGCGCCACCATCCGCGCCAACCAGAAATGCTTCGTGCTGCGCGAATCCGGCACGGACACCCTCGCCCCGGCCTTCATCCTGGTCTCGAACCTGATCGCCAGCGACGGCGGCATCGCGATCACCGGCGGAAACGAGCGCGTGGTCCGCGCCCGCCTCTCGGACGCGAAGTTCTTCTGGGAGACCGACAAGGGGATCAGGCTCGAAGACCGCCTCCCGAAGCTCGATTCCATCGTGTTCCACGAGAAGCTCGGCACGCAGGGCGAGCGGGTCCAGCGCATCGCCTCGCTGGCGCGAGAGATCGCGCCGCTGGTCGGTGCCGATCCGGACCTCGCCGAGCGGGCGGCGCGCCTCGCCAAGACCGATCTCGTCACCGAAATGGTCGGAGAGTTTCCCGAACTACAGGGCTCGATGGGACGCAAGTACGCGACGCTTCAGGGCGAGCATGCGAGCGTCGCCGCGGCCATCGAAGAGCATTACAAGCCGGTCGGACCGTCTGATCGCGTGCCGACCGATGCGATTTCCATCGCCGTCGCGCTGGCCGACAAGATCGATATACTGGTTGGATTCTGGGCGATCGACGAGAAGCCGACCGGGAGCAAGGATCCCTATGCGCTAAGGCGGGCTGCCTTGGGCCTCGTCCGAATCATTCTCGAGAACGAACTGCGCTTGCAGCTGGAGTTTATTTTCCGTTCGCATGCTGAGCGATATTTTGACTGCGACGCATCAGACCTCGCCTTCAGTCTACTGCGTTTCATTCAGGAGCGCACCAAGGTTCAGCTTCGCGATAACGGTCGGCGCCACGATCTCGTTGATGCTGTCTTTGATATGGGAATGACGAGCCCTGCCCTAGTAGCTGGGATGGCCAATGTCCGCGATCTCCTGATGGTGGTCCGCCGCGTCGAGGCCTTGGGCAAGTTCCTGGAGACCGACGACGGCAAAAACCTGCTCGCCGGCTACAAGCGCGCGGCCAACATCCTGCGGATCGAGGAGAAGAAGGACGGGCGCCGTTACGAGGCCGAGCCGGACCGCGTCGCCATCGCGGCCTCCGGCGAGCCGGAGGAGCAGGCCTTGTCCGAGGCGCTGGTCGCGGCGCGGGAGGCCGCCTCGGCGGCCGTGGCGGCGGAGGATTTCGCCGGGGCCATGCGGGCGCTCTCGACCCTTCGCGCGCCGGTGGATGCCTTCTTCGAGACGGTCACCGTCAATGCCGAAGACCCGGCCCTGCGCGAGAACCGCCTCGCCCTGCTCAATGCCCTGCGCGCGGCGACCCGTGAAGTCGCCGACTTCTCGAAGATCGAGGGATAA
- a CDS encoding N-acetyltransferase, with translation MSPQPQKAPSVALVTIRPATLGDLDALVALEHAAFVGDRAERRAIRHAIGSPSMSLLVALDGEDTSMLVAAATLERRKGSRRTRLSSIAVSPGRAGQGLGSLMLDAAESDAKAHGCTRLRLEVRADNGAGIRLYERHGYERFAILTDYYEDGMEAWRYEKAL, from the coding sequence GTGAGCCCGCAGCCACAGAAGGCGCCATCCGTCGCCCTCGTCACCATCCGCCCGGCGACCCTGGGCGATCTCGACGCCCTCGTGGCCCTCGAACACGCCGCCTTCGTCGGAGACAGAGCGGAGCGGCGGGCGATCCGCCACGCCATCGGCTCGCCGTCGATGTCGCTGCTGGTGGCGCTGGACGGCGAGGACACCTCCATGCTCGTGGCCGCGGCGACGCTGGAGCGCCGCAAGGGCAGCCGCCGAACCAGGCTCTCCTCCATCGCGGTCTCGCCGGGACGAGCGGGGCAGGGTCTCGGCAGCCTCATGCTGGACGCCGCCGAATCCGATGCGAAAGCCCATGGCTGCACGCGGTTGCGGCTGGAAGTGAGGGCCGATAACGGCGCCGGCATCCGGCTCTACGAGCGCCACGGATACGAGCGCTTCGCCATCCTCACCGACTATTACGAGGACGGCATGGAAGCCTGGCGCTACGAGAAGGCACTGTAG
- a CDS encoding glucan biosynthesis protein G: MSDPTRRAVVSGIAALSVAGTPSAAQDGRAPKPFDFEDVERRAEALAKVAYDARVPSLPAPIAKLDYDAWRDIRFKPDKAFRGGEGSPFRLQLFHLGFLYTRPVTVNLVRRGIATPIAYQSSLFDMGRTKLDKPLPVDLGFAGLRFHSTLNKPNLLDELIVFLGASYYRFLGRDQLYGLSARGLALNVEGEGGPEEFPVFREFWVTMPETGAEALVIHALLDSPSVTGAFAFTVKPGDETSVSVRTTLIPRVALPSVGLAPLTSMFFIGENDRHHSDDYRPELHDSDGLQIAAGSGEWLWRPLDNPKERRISSFVDRDPKGFGLMQRDRAFETYQDLEASYDRRPSYFVEPEGGWGEGAVTLMELPTDTEVNDNVVAYWRPKQPYPAGEPVRLAYSVRAMGAGGHLHPGGRVANTFSAATVASGTAKADEAKGALSRRFLIDFNGGDLSYYLPDASKVEVVASTSQGRITATSLTPNPHTGGLRAAIDVTLDTAGHSTDLRVFLRSAGRALSETWVYPWTAA, encoded by the coding sequence ATGTCCGACCCCACCCGCCGCGCCGTCGTCTCCGGGATCGCCGCGCTGTCCGTGGCGGGCACGCCATCCGCTGCGCAGGACGGCCGCGCGCCCAAGCCCTTCGACTTCGAGGATGTGGAGCGGCGCGCCGAGGCGCTCGCCAAGGTCGCCTACGATGCCCGCGTGCCGAGCCTGCCGGCACCCATCGCCAAGCTCGATTACGACGCCTGGCGCGACATCCGCTTCAAGCCCGACAAGGCTTTCCGCGGCGGCGAGGGCAGCCCGTTCCGGCTGCAGCTCTTCCATCTCGGCTTCCTCTATACGCGGCCGGTCACGGTGAACCTCGTGCGGCGCGGGATCGCGACGCCGATCGCCTATCAGTCTAGCCTGTTCGACATGGGCCGGACCAAGCTCGACAAGCCGCTGCCGGTCGATCTCGGCTTCGCCGGCCTGCGCTTCCACAGCACCCTCAACAAGCCGAACCTGCTCGACGAACTCATCGTCTTCCTCGGCGCGAGCTATTACCGCTTCCTCGGGCGCGACCAGCTCTACGGCCTTTCCGCGCGCGGCCTCGCCCTCAATGTCGAGGGAGAGGGCGGCCCCGAGGAATTCCCGGTCTTCCGCGAGTTCTGGGTGACGATGCCCGAGACCGGCGCCGAGGCCCTGGTGATCCACGCGCTCCTCGACAGCCCGTCCGTGACCGGCGCTTTCGCCTTCACCGTGAAGCCCGGCGACGAGACCAGCGTTTCGGTCCGCACCACGCTGATCCCGAGGGTGGCGCTGCCGTCGGTGGGGCTCGCCCCGCTCACTTCGATGTTCTTCATCGGCGAGAACGACCGCCATCACTCCGACGATTACCGGCCGGAACTGCACGATTCCGACGGTCTCCAGATCGCCGCCGGATCGGGCGAGTGGCTCTGGCGCCCCCTAGACAATCCGAAAGAGCGGCGCATCTCGTCTTTCGTCGATCGCGATCCCAAGGGATTCGGACTGATGCAGCGCGACCGCGCTTTCGAGACCTACCAGGACCTCGAAGCCTCCTATGACCGGCGGCCGAGCTACTTCGTCGAGCCCGAGGGCGGCTGGGGGGAGGGGGCGGTGACGCTGATGGAACTGCCCACCGACACCGAGGTCAACGACAACGTCGTCGCCTATTGGCGCCCGAAACAGCCCTACCCGGCGGGCGAGCCCGTTCGCCTGGCCTACAGCGTGCGGGCGATGGGCGCGGGCGGCCATCTCCATCCCGGCGGGCGCGTGGCGAACACCTTCTCGGCGGCGACTGTCGCCAGCGGCACCGCGAAGGCGGACGAGGCGAAAGGCGCCCTGAGCCGCCGCTTCCTCATCGATTTCAACGGTGGAGACCTGTCCTACTACCTGCCCGATGCGAGCAAGGTGGAGGTGGTGGCGAGCACCTCGCAGGGGCGCATCACCGCGACGTCGCTCACCCCGAACCCGCATACGGGCGGGCTGCGCGCGGCGATCGACGTGACGCTCGACACGGCCGGCCACTCCACCGACCTGCGCGTCTTCCTGCGCAGCGCAGGGCGCGCGCTTTCCGAAACCTGGGTCTATCCCTGGACCGCAGCGTGA
- a CDS encoding type III PLP-dependent enzyme translates to MTDRIRDFLRARRDMGQDEGPVMVLDLDVVRDNYTAFARALPDTRVFYAVKANPAPEVLRLLAEMGSCFDTASVVEVEMALAAGATADRVSFGNTIKKERCIGRALKLGVRLFAVDCEAEVEKIARAADAVGIEAGEVQVFCRILCDGAGAEWPLSRKFGCVPEMAVDVLEHACRQGLHAYGVSFHVGSQQGNTEAWDGALASASTIFRECADRGIALSMVNLGGGFPTKYLKAVPGVESYGDAIFRALTKHFGNQLPETIIEPGRGMVGNAGVIEAEVILVSKKSDAEDEIRWVYLDIGKFGGLAETMDESIRYAIRTDHDEDRMAPCVLAGPTCDSADVLYEKAPYPLPISLSIGDKVLIEGAGAYTTTYAAVAFNGFPPLQQYVI, encoded by the coding sequence ATGACCGATCGTATCCGCGATTTCCTGCGCGCACGCCGCGACATGGGCCAGGACGAAGGCCCGGTGATGGTGCTCGACCTCGATGTCGTGCGCGACAACTACACCGCCTTCGCCCGCGCCCTGCCCGATACCCGCGTGTTCTACGCCGTGAAGGCGAACCCGGCGCCGGAGGTGCTGCGCCTGCTCGCCGAGATGGGCTCCTGCTTCGACACGGCCTCCGTGGTCGAGGTCGAGATGGCGCTCGCCGCCGGCGCCACCGCCGACCGCGTCTCCTTCGGCAACACCATCAAGAAGGAGCGCTGCATCGGCCGCGCGCTCAAGCTCGGCGTGCGCCTGTTCGCCGTCGATTGCGAGGCCGAGGTCGAGAAGATCGCCCGCGCCGCCGATGCGGTCGGGATCGAGGCCGGCGAGGTCCAGGTGTTCTGCCGCATCCTCTGCGACGGCGCGGGCGCCGAATGGCCGCTGTCGCGCAAGTTCGGCTGCGTGCCGGAGATGGCCGTCGACGTCCTCGAACATGCCTGCCGCCAGGGCCTGCATGCCTACGGCGTGTCGTTCCATGTCGGCTCGCAACAGGGCAACACGGAAGCCTGGGACGGGGCGCTCGCCTCCGCTTCCACGATCTTCCGCGAATGCGCCGATCGCGGCATCGCCCTGTCGATGGTCAATCTCGGCGGCGGCTTCCCCACCAAGTACCTCAAGGCGGTGCCCGGCGTGGAATCCTACGGCGACGCGATCTTCCGCGCGCTCACCAAGCATTTCGGCAACCAGCTGCCCGAGACCATCATCGAGCCGGGTCGCGGCATGGTCGGCAATGCCGGCGTGATCGAGGCCGAGGTGATCCTGGTCTCGAAGAAGTCCGATGCCGAGGACGAGATCCGCTGGGTCTATCTCGATATCGGCAAGTTCGGCGGCCTCGCCGAGACCATGGACGAGTCGATCCGCTACGCGATCCGCACCGATCACGACGAGGATCGCATGGCGCCGTGCGTGCTCGCCGGGCCGACCTGCGATTCCGCTGACGTGCTCTACGAGAAGGCGCCCTACCCGCTGCCGATCTCGCTCTCCATCGGCGACAAGGTGCTGATCGAGGGGGCCGGGGCCTACACCACCACCTATGCGGCGGTGGCGTTCAACGGCTTCCCGCCCCTCCAGCAATACGTCATCTGA
- a CDS encoding N-acetyltransferase — MIEIRDERPTDISARELLLDTCFGPARYLKTSERLREGRLPVPGLSLTAELSGRVVGTVRLWHVEAGPGRPALLLGPLAVDPLLQGHGLGSTLMWASIGRARALGHGAIILVGDAPYYARFGFSRELMDGISLPGPFERARFLGLNLRRGSLDGAVGTLTASGLLEEAACPVGLDARRHAA, encoded by the coding sequence TTGATCGAGATTCGTGACGAACGGCCGACCGATATTTCGGCTCGGGAGCTGTTGCTCGATACCTGTTTCGGCCCCGCGCGATACCTCAAGACGTCCGAGCGCCTGCGCGAGGGCCGTCTGCCCGTGCCCGGCCTGTCGCTGACGGCCGAGCTGAGCGGTCGCGTCGTCGGCACCGTCCGCCTCTGGCACGTGGAGGCCGGTCCAGGCCGGCCGGCCCTGCTGCTCGGGCCCCTCGCCGTCGATCCACTGCTTCAGGGGCACGGTCTCGGCAGCACGCTGATGTGGGCTTCCATCGGGCGGGCTCGCGCCCTCGGCCACGGCGCCATCATCCTGGTGGGCGATGCGCCGTATTATGCCCGGTTCGGGTTTTCCCGCGAACTGATGGACGGTATTTCCCTGCCCGGCCCGTTCGAGCGGGCGAGGTTCCTTGGATTGAACCTGCGCAGGGGAAGCCTCGACGGTGCCGTCGGAACCCTCACCGCATCAGGCCTCCTCGAGGAGGCTGCCTGTCCGGTGGGGCTGGATGCGCGACGACATGCGGCGTGA
- a CDS encoding saccharopine dehydrogenase NADP-binding domain-containing protein, with protein MTEAATTWPVHGRISGPIVMIGFGSIGRGTLPLIERHFEYDKARFTVVEPSDAHKSLADQHGLRFEQVALTKENYREVLTPLLTEGGGQGFCVNVSVDTYSRAIMELCRELGAFYIDTVAEPWPGFYFDKSKGQGDRTNYALRQDILDARSASPGGTTAVSCCGANPGMVSWFVKQGLLNVAADLGLTTAEPKTRAEWAALMREVGVKGIHIAERDTQRAKGPKPMGVFVNTWSVEGFVSEGNQPAELGWGTHETWRPDNARDQEKGSRCAIYLLQPGADTRVRSWTPTAQSQFGFLVTHNEAVSISDYYTVLEGERAAYRPTCHYAYHPCNDAVLSLHEMFGKAAAVQEKHHILDENEIVDGIDELGVLLYGHEKNAYWFGSQLSIEETRRIAPYQNATGLQVTSAVLAGMVWALENPEAGIVEADEMDFRRCLEVQMPYLGPVVGVYTDWTPLAGRPGLFAENIDETDPWQFRNVLVQS; from the coding sequence ATGACCGAAGCCGCCACCACCTGGCCCGTCCATGGCCGCATCAGCGGTCCCATCGTGATGATCGGCTTCGGCTCGATCGGCCGCGGCACCCTGCCGCTCATCGAGCGCCATTTCGAGTACGACAAGGCCCGCTTCACCGTGGTCGAGCCCTCGGACGCGCACAAGTCGCTGGCCGACCAGCACGGCCTGCGCTTCGAGCAGGTGGCGCTGACCAAGGAGAACTACCGCGAGGTCCTCACCCCCCTCCTCACCGAGGGCGGCGGCCAGGGCTTCTGCGTCAACGTCTCGGTCGACACCTATTCCCGCGCCATCATGGAACTGTGCCGTGAACTCGGCGCCTTCTACATCGACACCGTAGCCGAGCCCTGGCCCGGCTTCTATTTCGACAAGTCCAAGGGCCAGGGCGACCGCACCAACTACGCGCTTCGCCAGGACATCCTCGACGCGCGCAGCGCCAGCCCCGGCGGCACCACCGCCGTGTCGTGCTGCGGCGCCAATCCCGGCATGGTCTCCTGGTTCGTGAAACAGGGTCTCCTCAACGTCGCCGCCGATCTCGGCCTGACCACGGCCGAGCCCAAGACCCGCGCCGAGTGGGCCGCCCTCATGCGCGAAGTCGGCGTCAAGGGCATCCATATCGCCGAGCGCGATACCCAGCGCGCCAAGGGCCCCAAGCCCATGGGCGTGTTCGTCAACACCTGGTCGGTGGAAGGCTTCGTCTCCGAGGGCAACCAGCCGGCCGAGCTCGGCTGGGGCACCCACGAGACCTGGCGCCCGGATAATGCCCGCGACCAGGAGAAGGGCTCGCGCTGCGCGATCTACCTGCTCCAGCCCGGTGCCGACACGCGCGTGCGATCCTGGACGCCCACCGCGCAAAGCCAGTTCGGCTTCCTCGTGACCCATAACGAGGCCGTCTCGATCTCCGATTACTACACGGTGCTGGAGGGCGAGCGCGCCGCCTACCGCCCGACCTGCCACTACGCCTACCACCCCTGCAACGACGCCGTGCTCTCGCTGCACGAGATGTTCGGCAAGGCGGCAGCGGTGCAGGAGAAGCACCACATCCTCGACGAGAACGAGATCGTCGACGGGATCGACGAACTCGGCGTGCTGCTCTACGGCCACGAGAAGAACGCCTACTGGTTCGGCTCGCAGCTCTCCATCGAGGAGACCCGCCGTATCGCGCCCTACCAGAACGCCACCGGCCTTCAGGTGACCTCGGCGGTCCTCGCGGGCATGGTCTGGGCGCTGGAGAACCCGGAGGCCGGCATCGTCGAGGCCGACGAGATGGACTTCCGCCGCTGCCTCGAAGTGCAGATGCCGTATCTCGGCCCGGTCGTCGGCGTCTACACCGACTGGACCCCGCTCGCTGGCCGCCCCGGCCTGTTCGCCGAGAACATCGACGAGACCGATCCTTGGCAGTTCCGCAACGTCCTCGTCCAGAGCTGA